The following are encoded together in the Phaseolus vulgaris cultivar G19833 chromosome 9, P. vulgaris v2.0, whole genome shotgun sequence genome:
- the LOC137822390 gene encoding uncharacterized protein: MSFGEGASIKRSSLFCGVNYQFWKVIMKIFMYSTDKGIWESIESGPFIPQVKRDEVFVDKPSSEWTEAESKRVKFDWIAKNIITSTLSCDEFFKVSQCSSAKEIMQKGESICDVQKRFSHIVNHLMSLGKTFDKEELNIKILKRLDRTWQPKVTAISESKDLTSLSVASLFDKLREHELEINRLDVQESEDKHNKGIILKACNHKHQPNSSGSDEENIKQSHIKAECSNNEIKEKVDFKKEKKGKAKKAYVAWDDNEVSSSSSSDDEEENLCLKASVSSSMGSTSSSKGNNYYQLLDAFNETHEEANRLTLSLNRLKGLNSWLENKVKSLEEELSKTKQDFENLDLVYKKLFLVL, translated from the exons AtgtcttttggggaaggtgcttccatAAAGAGGTCATCACTGTTTTGTGGGGttaattaccagttttggaaggttataatgaaaatctttatgtaCTCAACTGATAAGGGTATTTGGGAATCAATTGAAAGTGGTCCCTTTATACCTCAAGTCAAAAGAGATGAGGTTTTTGTTGATAAACCTTCATCTGAATGGACTGAGGCTGAAAGTAAAAGAGTCAAGTTTGATTGGATTGCCAAGAATATAATAACCTCTACTTTAAGCTGTGATGAATTTTTCAAGGTTTCACAGTGTAGCTCTGCAAAGGAAAT AATGCAAAAGGGAGAATCCATCtgtgatgtgcagaaaaggttttcTCACATTGTGAATCACTTGATGAGTCTTGGTAAGACTTTTGACAAAGaggagttgaacatcaagataCTGAAACgtcttgatagaacatggcaGCCAAAGGTCACTGCCATCTCAGAATCAAAGGATCTCACCTCATTGTCTGTTGCATCTCTGTTTgataagcttagagaacatgagctTGAAATAAATAGGCTTGATGTCCAAGAAAGCGAGGACAAGCACAACAAGGGCATAATACTCAAAGCTTGCAATCACAAGCACCAACCAAACTCGAGTGGAAGTGATGAAGAAAACATAA AACAGAGTCATATTAAGGCCGAATGTTCCAATAATGAAATCAAAGAAAAGGTTGACTTcaagaaggagaaaaagggaaaagctAAGAAGGCCTATGTAGCATGGGATGATAATGAAGTGTCATCTTCAAGCTCTtcagatgatgaagaagaaaatttgTGCCTTAAAGCTTCAGTATCAAGTAGCATGGGTTCTACATCCTCAAGTAAAGGTAACAATTATTATCAATTGCTTGATGCCTTTaatgaaactcatgaagaagctaaccgattgacACTTTCtctcaaccggttgaaaggttTAAATAGCTGGTTGGAAAATAAAGTCAAGTCTTTAGAGGAAGAACTGAGCAAAACAAaacaagattttgaaaaccttgatttAGTTTACAAAAAACTCTTCTTAGTATTGTGA